A genomic segment from Pseudomonas mendocina encodes:
- the nhaC gene encoding Na+/H+ antiporter NhaC codes for MTARSPSLLDALLPIGVLVVLLSLSVYMFGDSSSSGPNQIALMSAAFVAGLVGLKNGLRWAEIEEGILAGIHMAMKANLILLAVGALIGTWILAGTVPTMIWLGLKLISAEYFYLTSCLICALTALSIGSSWTVAGTLGIGLMGVAAGLGLDPAITAGAIISGAYFGDKLSPLSDTTNLAPAAAGADLFAHIRNMLRTTVPALLIALAIFFTLGQQASAEHDTSRIAEVLSALEAQFNLGWHLLLPVAFLLLLAVRQWAAFPAVFLAALLGAIFAVVFQPEVMTRLSDPAAGALAPLKTVWSALFAGYESASGNAELDGLLSKGGMASMLTTVWLIICAMCFGGVLERLGLLQRLLQSALRLVRSNSGLVASTITTTIGTNIITADQYIALVLPGRMYRAEYEKRGLAPTSLSRALEDGGTLTSVLVPWNTCGAYMAATLGVATLSYLPYCFFNLIMPVLAIALAYLLPPRSSTATE; via the coding sequence ATGACTGCCCGCTCCCCTTCCCTGCTCGATGCGCTGCTGCCGATTGGCGTGCTCGTCGTACTCCTCAGCCTGTCCGTCTACATGTTCGGTGATTCCTCCTCCAGCGGCCCAAACCAGATCGCCCTGATGAGCGCGGCCTTCGTCGCAGGCCTGGTCGGACTGAAGAACGGCCTGCGCTGGGCCGAGATCGAAGAAGGCATACTCGCTGGCATTCATATGGCGATGAAGGCCAACCTGATCCTGCTGGCGGTCGGCGCACTGATCGGTACCTGGATTCTCGCCGGCACGGTGCCGACCATGATCTGGCTGGGCCTGAAGCTGATCAGCGCCGAGTACTTCTACCTAACCAGTTGCCTGATCTGCGCACTGACGGCGCTGTCGATCGGCAGCTCGTGGACAGTGGCCGGGACTCTCGGCATCGGCCTGATGGGCGTTGCCGCCGGCCTCGGCCTGGACCCGGCGATCACCGCCGGCGCGATCATCTCCGGCGCCTACTTCGGCGACAAGCTGTCGCCGCTGTCGGACACCACCAACCTGGCGCCAGCCGCTGCCGGTGCCGACCTGTTCGCGCATATCCGCAACATGTTGCGCACCACGGTGCCGGCGCTGCTGATCGCCCTGGCGATCTTCTTCACCCTCGGCCAGCAGGCCAGCGCCGAACATGACACCAGCCGTATCGCCGAGGTGCTGAGCGCGCTGGAGGCACAGTTCAATCTCGGCTGGCACCTGCTGCTGCCGGTGGCCTTCCTGCTGCTGCTCGCGGTGCGCCAATGGGCCGCCTTCCCGGCGGTGTTTCTCGCCGCCCTGCTCGGGGCAATATTCGCCGTGGTGTTCCAGCCCGAGGTGATGACGCGCCTGAGCGACCCTGCCGCCGGTGCGTTGGCCCCGCTGAAAACCGTATGGAGCGCGCTGTTCGCCGGCTACGAGTCGGCCAGCGGCAACGCCGAACTCGATGGTCTGCTGTCCAAGGGCGGCATGGCCAGCATGCTCACCACCGTCTGGCTGATCATCTGCGCCATGTGCTTTGGTGGCGTGCTGGAGCGCCTTGGTCTGCTGCAGCGCTTGCTGCAGAGCGCACTGCGTCTGGTACGCAGCAACAGCGGCCTGGTCGCCAGCACCATCACCACCACCATTGGCACCAACATCATCACGGCCGATCAGTACATCGCTCTGGTGCTGCCAGGACGCATGTACCGCGCCGAGTACGAGAAGCGCGGCCTGGCGCCGACCAGTCTGTCTCGCGCACTGGAAGATGGCGGCACCCTGACCTCGGTACTGGTGCCCTGGAATACCTGCGGCGCGTACATGGCCGCTACCCTGGGCGTGGCCACCCTGAGTTACCTGCCCTACTGCTTCTTCAACCTGATCATGCCGGTGCTGGCCATCGCTCTTGCCTACCTGCTGCCGCCACGCAGCAGCACCGCCACAGAGTAG
- a CDS encoding SLC13 family permease, translating into MNPDLLWVLGLLAGAITLFVIGKPRMDVVALLVLVALPLTGVLDLQQTLAGFSDANVILIAALFIIGDGLVRTGIAYRLGDWLVAKAGSSETRLLVLLMLAVAGLGSVMSSTGVVAIFIPVVLGVAARLRIAPGRLMMPLAFAGLISGMLTLVATPPNLVVHAELRRAGLEGFDFFAFTPIGLAVLVLGVGYMLVARRWLVRNDADGNAEPPRLTLADLAERYRLSERERRLQVRADSPLANQVLNELQLRRDHGINVIAIERRQRLRTLLLMASGNTLLEPGDVLLVDIASPTIGLLGSYQALGLEPMPLPHSYFSLHAHELGLAEVALPPESQLPGKNIQELGFRSRHKLNVVGLRRQGQALEGVLVDEKLKASDTLLVAGAWRDIHRLQGLSRDFLVLSLPAEVAEVAPAARKAPYALLSLAVMVGLMVSGLVPNVQAALIACLLMGAFRCIDLDSAYRAIHWPTLILIVGMLPFAQALQQTGGVELAVQGLVGGLGDAGPHLILASLFVLTAVIGLFISNTATAVLMAPVAIATAQALGASPLPFAMTVALAASAAFMTPISSPVNTLVLGPGQYRFGDFVRIGVPFTLLVMIVSVLLVPLIFPL; encoded by the coding sequence ATGAATCCGGATCTGCTCTGGGTGCTTGGCTTGCTGGCCGGCGCCATCACCCTCTTCGTCATTGGCAAGCCACGCATGGACGTGGTCGCCTTGCTGGTGCTGGTCGCACTGCCGCTGACCGGTGTGCTCGACCTGCAGCAGACACTCGCCGGTTTCAGCGATGCCAACGTCATCCTCATTGCCGCGCTGTTCATCATCGGCGATGGCCTGGTGCGCACGGGCATCGCCTACCGACTAGGTGACTGGCTGGTGGCCAAAGCGGGCAGCAGCGAGACGCGCTTGCTGGTTCTGTTGATGCTGGCGGTGGCCGGGCTGGGCTCGGTGATGAGTTCCACCGGCGTGGTAGCGATCTTCATTCCAGTGGTGCTCGGTGTCGCCGCACGCCTGCGCATCGCCCCGGGCCGCCTGATGATGCCGCTGGCCTTCGCCGGGCTTATCAGTGGCATGCTCACCCTGGTCGCCACGCCGCCGAACCTGGTGGTGCACGCGGAACTGCGCCGCGCCGGCCTGGAAGGCTTCGACTTCTTCGCCTTCACCCCCATCGGCCTGGCCGTGCTGGTGCTCGGCGTTGGCTACATGCTGGTCGCCCGCCGCTGGCTGGTGCGCAATGACGCCGACGGCAATGCCGAGCCACCACGCCTGACCCTGGCCGACCTGGCCGAGCGCTATCGCCTCAGCGAGCGCGAGCGGCGCCTGCAGGTGCGCGCCGACTCGCCCCTGGCCAACCAGGTGCTCAATGAACTGCAGTTGCGCCGTGATCACGGCATCAATGTCATCGCCATCGAACGCCGCCAACGCCTGCGCACCCTGCTGCTGATGGCCAGCGGCAATACCCTGCTGGAGCCGGGCGACGTGCTGCTGGTGGATATCGCCAGCCCCACCATCGGCCTGCTCGGCAGCTACCAGGCGCTGGGCCTGGAGCCCATGCCACTGCCGCATTCGTATTTCAGCCTGCACGCCCATGAACTGGGCTTGGCCGAAGTGGCGCTGCCGCCGGAGTCGCAACTGCCGGGCAAGAACATTCAGGAACTGGGCTTTCGTTCGCGGCACAAGCTCAACGTGGTTGGCCTGCGTCGTCAGGGACAAGCGCTGGAAGGCGTGCTGGTGGACGAGAAACTCAAGGCCTCAGACACCCTGCTGGTAGCCGGCGCCTGGCGCGATATACACCGCCTGCAGGGGCTGAGCCGCGACTTTCTGGTGCTCAGCCTGCCAGCGGAAGTGGCCGAGGTGGCACCTGCCGCGCGCAAGGCGCCCTATGCGCTGCTGAGCCTGGCAGTGATGGTGGGTTTGATGGTCAGCGGTCTGGTGCCCAATGTGCAGGCCGCACTGATCGCCTGCCTGCTGATGGGGGCATTCCGCTGCATCGATCTGGACAGCGCCTACCGCGCCATTCACTGGCCGACGCTGATCCTCATCGTCGGCATGCTGCCTTTCGCCCAGGCGCTGCAGCAGACCGGTGGCGTCGAACTGGCGGTACAGGGTTTGGTGGGCGGCCTGGGTGATGCGGGGCCACATCTGATCCTGGCCAGCCTGTTCGTCCTGACCGCAGTGATTGGCCTGTTCATCTCCAACACCGCCACGGCGGTGCTGATGGCGCCGGTGGCCATCGCCACCGCGCAGGCACTGGGCGCCTCGCCGCTGCCTTTCGCCATGACCGTCGCACTGGCGGCCTCGGCGGCGTTCATGACGCCGATCTCCTCGCCGGTCAATACCCTGGTGCTCGGCCCTGGCCAGTACCGCTTCGGCGACTTCGTGCGTATCGGCGTCCCCTTCACCCTGCTGGTGATGATCGTCAGCGTACTGCTGGTGCCGCTGATCTTCCCGCTGTGA
- a CDS encoding winged helix-turn-helix domain-containing protein, which yields MQTSKTRTSFYRRLYVAWLIDSGQAVSVPALMEATGMPRRTAQDTLAALSELDIDCQFEQNPGERNNAGHYRIHDWGPIDRQWIEANLQQIKATLGYP from the coding sequence ATGCAGACGAGCAAGACCCGCACCAGCTTCTACCGTCGCCTCTACGTGGCCTGGCTGATCGACAGTGGCCAGGCTGTCAGCGTCCCCGCGCTGATGGAGGCCACCGGAATGCCGCGGCGCACCGCACAAGACACCCTAGCCGCCCTGTCCGAACTGGATATCGACTGCCAGTTCGAGCAGAACCCGGGCGAGCGCAACAACGCCGGCCACTACCGAATTCACGACTGGGGGCCAATCGACCGGCAATGGATCGAAGCCAACCTGCAACAGATCAAGGCGACGCTGGGTTATCCCTGA
- a CDS encoding valine--tRNA ligase, with amino-acid sequence MDKTYQPHAIESNWYQTWEKNNYFAPQGSGEPYTIMIPPPNVTGSLHMGHGFNNAIMDALIRFRRMQGRNTLWQPGTDHAGIATQMVVERQLAAQGIGRHDLGREKFLEKVWEWKNQSGGTITRQIRRLGSSVDWSRERFTMDDGLSEAVKEAFVRLHEDGLIYRGKRLVNWDTKFHTAISDLEVENHDEKGSLWNLRYPLADGKKTAEGKDYLIVATTRPETMLGDSAVAVHPDDERYKALIGSYVELPLVGRRIPIIADDYCDPEFGTGCVKITPAHDFNDYEVGKRHNLPLINIFDKNAAVLATAQVFNLDGSVNEQIEANIPAQFAGMDRFEARKQIVAAFEAAGLLEKIEDHALKVPKGDRSGTVIEPWLTDQWYVSTKPLAEKAIAVVESGEIQFVPKQYENMYFSWMRDIQDWCISRQLWWGHRIPAWYDEAGNVYVGRDEAEVRAKHNLEGVALRQDEDVLDTWFSSGLWTFSTLGWPQQTDFLKTFHPTDVLVTGFDIIFFWVARMIMLSTHLTGQIPFKTVYVHGLVRDGQGQKMSKSKGNVLDPLDIVDGITLDELLEKRTSGMMQPKLAEKIAKQTKAEFPEGIASYGTDALRFTFCSLATTGRDVKFDMGRVEGYRNFCNKLWNAANFVIENTDGQDTGVNGEEVELSSVDRWIISQLQRTEAEVTRQLDAFRFDLATQALYEFVWDQYCAWYLELVKPVLWDENAPIERQRGTRRTLVRVLEVILRLAHPFMPFITEEIWQRIKGQAGVQGETLMLQPWPVANESRIDAAAEGDIEWVKQLMLGVRQIRGEMKISMAKRIDIIVANASAEDQRRLADFEPLLNKLAKLESVRVLAAGEEAPMSATTLVGEMEVLVPMAGLIDKDAELARLDKEIARLDGEVKRVGGKLANEGFVAKAPTEVLEKERAKLAEAEQALSKMVEQRGKIAAL; translated from the coding sequence ATGGACAAGACCTACCAGCCGCACGCCATCGAATCCAACTGGTACCAGACCTGGGAGAAGAACAACTACTTCGCCCCGCAAGGTAGCGGTGAGCCGTACACCATCATGATCCCGCCGCCGAACGTCACCGGCAGCCTGCACATGGGGCACGGCTTCAACAACGCGATCATGGATGCGCTGATCCGCTTCCGCCGCATGCAAGGCCGCAACACCCTGTGGCAACCGGGCACCGACCACGCCGGTATCGCCACCCAGATGGTGGTGGAGCGCCAGCTCGCCGCGCAGGGCATCGGTCGTCACGACCTGGGCCGCGAGAAATTCCTGGAGAAAGTCTGGGAATGGAAGAACCAGTCCGGCGGCACCATCACCCGGCAGATCCGCCGCTTGGGCAGTTCGGTGGACTGGTCGCGCGAGCGCTTCACCATGGACGACGGCTTGTCCGAAGCGGTCAAGGAAGCCTTCGTCCGCCTGCACGAAGACGGCCTGATCTACCGCGGCAAGCGCCTGGTCAACTGGGACACCAAGTTCCACACCGCGATTTCCGACCTGGAAGTGGAAAACCACGACGAGAAAGGCTCGCTGTGGAACCTGCGCTACCCGCTGGCCGACGGCAAGAAGACCGCCGAAGGCAAGGACTACCTGATCGTCGCCACCACCCGTCCGGAAACCATGCTCGGCGACAGCGCCGTGGCCGTTCACCCTGACGACGAGCGCTACAAGGCGCTGATCGGCAGCTACGTCGAACTGCCGCTAGTGGGCCGTCGCATCCCCATCATCGCCGACGACTACTGCGACCCCGAGTTCGGCACCGGCTGCGTGAAGATCACCCCGGCGCACGACTTCAACGACTACGAAGTGGGCAAGCGCCACAACCTGCCGCTGATCAACATCTTCGACAAGAACGCCGCCGTGCTGGCCACTGCCCAGGTGTTCAACCTCGACGGCAGCGTCAACGAGCAGATCGAAGCCAACATTCCAGCGCAGTTCGCCGGGATGGATCGCTTCGAAGCGCGCAAGCAGATCGTCGCCGCCTTCGAGGCCGCCGGTCTGCTGGAGAAGATCGAAGACCACGCGCTGAAAGTACCGAAGGGCGACCGCTCCGGCACCGTCATCGAACCGTGGCTGACCGACCAGTGGTACGTCTCCACAAAGCCGCTGGCCGAAAAGGCCATCGCCGTGGTCGAGAGCGGCGAGATCCAGTTCGTGCCCAAGCAGTACGAGAACATGTACTTCAGCTGGATGCGCGACATTCAGGACTGGTGCATCAGCCGTCAGCTGTGGTGGGGCCACCGCATTCCGGCCTGGTACGACGAGGCCGGCAACGTCTACGTTGGCCGTGATGAAGCGGAAGTACGCGCCAAGCACAACCTCGAAGGTGTCGCCCTGCGCCAGGACGAAGACGTGCTGGATACCTGGTTCAGCTCCGGCCTGTGGACTTTCTCCACCCTCGGCTGGCCGCAGCAGACCGACTTCCTCAAGACCTTCCACCCCACCGACGTGCTGGTCACCGGTTTCGACATCATCTTCTTCTGGGTCGCCCGGATGATCATGCTGTCGACCCACCTGACCGGGCAGATTCCATTCAAGACCGTCTACGTGCACGGCCTGGTACGCGACGGCCAGGGACAGAAGATGTCCAAGTCCAAGGGCAACGTGCTCGACCCGCTGGATATCGTCGACGGCATCACCCTCGACGAGCTGCTGGAAAAACGCACCAGCGGCATGATGCAGCCCAAGCTGGCCGAGAAGATCGCCAAGCAGACCAAGGCCGAGTTCCCCGAAGGCATCGCCAGCTACGGCACCGACGCCCTGCGCTTCACCTTCTGCTCGCTGGCCACCACCGGCCGCGACGTGAAGTTCGACATGGGCCGCGTCGAGGGTTACCGCAACTTCTGCAACAAGCTGTGGAACGCCGCCAACTTCGTCATCGAGAACACCGATGGCCAGGACACTGGCGTGAATGGCGAAGAGGTCGAGCTGTCCTCGGTGGATCGCTGGATCATCAGCCAGCTGCAGCGCACCGAAGCCGAAGTCACCCGCCAGCTCGATGCCTTCCGCTTCGACCTGGCCACCCAGGCGCTCTACGAGTTCGTCTGGGATCAGTACTGCGCCTGGTACCTGGAGCTGGTCAAGCCGGTGCTGTGGGACGAGAACGCGCCCATCGAGCGCCAGCGTGGCACCCGCCGCACCCTGGTACGCGTGCTGGAAGTGATCTTGCGCCTGGCTCACCCGTTCATGCCGTTCATCACCGAAGAAATCTGGCAGCGCATCAAGGGCCAGGCTGGCGTGCAGGGTGAAACCCTGATGCTGCAACCCTGGCCGGTGGCCAATGAAAGCCGCATCGACGCTGCCGCCGAAGGCGATATCGAGTGGGTCAAGCAGCTGATGCTCGGCGTACGCCAGATCCGTGGCGAGATGAAGATCTCCATGGCCAAGCGCATCGACATCATCGTTGCCAACGCTTCGGCCGAGGATCAACGCCGCCTGGCCGACTTCGAGCCGCTGCTGAACAAGCTGGCCAAGCTCGAATCGGTACGTGTGCTGGCTGCCGGTGAAGAAGCGCCGATGTCCGCCACCACCCTGGTCGGCGAGATGGAAGTGCTGGTGCCGATGGCCGGGCTGATCGACAAGGACGCCGAGCTGGCGCGCCTGGACAAGGAAATCGCCCGCCTCGATGGTGAGGTCAAGCGCGTCGGTGGCAAGCTGGCCAACGAAGGCTTCGTCGCCAAGGCGCCCACCGAAGTGCTGGAGAAGGAACGCGCCAAACTGGCCGAGGCCGAGCAAGCCCTGAGCAAGATGGTCGAGCAGCGCGGCAAGATCGCTGCACTCTGA
- a CDS encoding leucyl aminopeptidase — protein sequence MEFLVKSTRPETLKTATLVVAIGEGRKLGDAAKAVDQASNGALSAVLKRGDIAGKPGQTLLLHSLPGLKAERVLLVGCGKGDLSDRQLRKLVASVHGVLKGLGGSDALLALGELKVKSRDTYGKTRLIVETLADGTYLFEQFKSQKADPRALKKITLVVDKAELADAERALQHARAIATGVAFTKDLGNLPPNLCHPSYLAEEAKALGKAHKNLKVEILDEKKLKELGAGAFLAVAQGSEQPPRMIVMHYQGGKKDDKPFALVGKGITFDTGGISIKPAAGMDEMKYDMCGAASVFGTLKAVLELQLPINLVCLLACAENMPSGRATRPGDIVTTMSGQTVEILNTDAEGRLVLCDTLTYAERFKPQAVIDIATLTGACIVALGSNVSGLMGNNDTLIKQILNAGETADDRAWQLPLHDEYQEQLDSPFADIANIGGPKAGTITAGCFLSRFAKNFHWAHLDIAGTAWISGGKDKGGTGRPVPMLTQYLLDRAKA from the coding sequence ATGGAATTCCTCGTCAAAAGCACCCGTCCGGAAACCCTGAAAACCGCCACCCTGGTGGTCGCCATCGGCGAAGGCCGCAAGCTCGGCGACGCTGCCAAGGCCGTGGACCAGGCCAGCAATGGCGCATTGAGTGCGGTACTCAAGCGCGGCGACATCGCCGGCAAGCCGGGCCAGACCCTGCTGCTGCACAGCCTGCCAGGGCTCAAGGCCGAGCGCGTGCTGCTGGTAGGCTGTGGCAAGGGCGATCTATCCGACCGCCAACTGCGCAAGTTGGTTGCAAGCGTGCACGGCGTACTCAAGGGGCTGGGCGGCAGCGACGCCCTGCTCGCCCTGGGTGAACTCAAGGTCAAGAGCCGCGATACCTACGGCAAGACTCGCCTGATCGTCGAAACCCTGGCCGACGGCACCTACCTGTTCGAGCAGTTCAAGAGCCAGAAGGCCGACCCGCGCGCACTGAAGAAAATCACCCTGGTCGTCGACAAGGCTGAACTGGCTGATGCCGAGCGAGCGCTGCAGCATGCCCGCGCCATCGCCACGGGCGTCGCCTTCACCAAGGACCTGGGCAACCTGCCGCCGAACCTCTGCCACCCCAGCTACCTGGCCGAAGAGGCCAAGGCTCTGGGCAAGGCGCACAAGAACCTCAAGGTCGAAATCCTCGACGAGAAGAAGCTCAAGGAACTCGGTGCAGGTGCCTTCCTCGCTGTAGCCCAGGGCAGCGAGCAGCCGCCACGGATGATCGTCATGCACTACCAGGGCGGCAAGAAGGACGACAAACCCTTCGCCCTGGTCGGCAAGGGCATCACCTTCGACACCGGCGGTATCAGCATCAAGCCCGCCGCAGGCATGGACGAGATGAAGTACGACATGTGCGGCGCCGCCAGCGTGTTCGGCACCCTCAAGGCCGTGCTCGAGCTGCAACTGCCGATCAACCTGGTGTGCCTGCTGGCCTGCGCCGAGAACATGCCAAGCGGCCGTGCGACACGCCCTGGCGACATCGTCACCACCATGAGCGGGCAGACCGTGGAGATTCTCAACACCGACGCCGAAGGCCGTCTGGTGCTGTGCGATACCCTGACCTACGCCGAGCGTTTCAAGCCGCAGGCAGTGATCGACATCGCCACGCTGACCGGTGCGTGCATCGTCGCCCTGGGCAGCAACGTCTCCGGCCTGATGGGCAACAACGACACGCTGATCAAGCAGATCCTCAATGCTGGCGAGACCGCCGACGACCGCGCCTGGCAGTTGCCGCTGCATGACGAATACCAGGAGCAGCTGGACAGCCCCTTCGCCGACATCGCCAACATCGGCGGACCGAAGGCCGGCACCATCACCGCGGGTTGCTTCCTGTCGCGCTTCGCCAAGAACTTCCACTGGGCACACCTGGACATCGCCGGCACCGCCTGGATTAGCGGCGGCAAGGACAAGGGCGGCACCGGTCGTCCGGTACCGATGCTGACCCAGTACCTGCTGGACCGTGCCAAGGCCTGA
- a CDS encoding bacteriohemerythrin: MAYLEWSDDLDTGIRVIDDQHRRIVAMINQLDDAQRTGSKAKVATVIDELIDYTVSHFAFEEAMLEEAGYVFTKAHKRVHALFIKRVEDYRQRFTSGEDIADELKGLLGRWLFSHIRSDDRNYVEAVNDNLRRLSADASEGGWLRRAGRRFFRGAA; the protein is encoded by the coding sequence ATGGCATACCTGGAATGGAGCGACGACCTCGACACAGGCATCAGGGTGATTGACGACCAGCACAGGCGCATCGTCGCGATGATCAATCAACTGGATGATGCTCAACGAACCGGCAGCAAGGCGAAGGTCGCTACGGTCATCGACGAGCTGATCGACTACACCGTCTCGCACTTCGCCTTCGAGGAGGCGATGCTCGAGGAGGCCGGCTATGTGTTCACCAAGGCGCACAAGCGCGTGCACGCACTCTTCATCAAGCGCGTGGAGGACTACCGCCAGCGCTTCACCAGCGGTGAGGATATCGCTGACGAGCTCAAGGGCCTGCTGGGACGCTGGCTGTTCAGCCATATTCGCAGTGACGACCGTAACTACGTTGAGGCCGTCAACGATAATCTGCGTCGGTTGAGTGCAGATGCCTCCGAAGGTGGATGGCTGCGCCGCGCCGGGCGGCGCTTCTTCCGTGGGGCGGCGTGA
- a CDS encoding DNA polymerase III subunit chi: protein MPRIEFYVLSSSDAIGRLRAACQLALKAWSAGLPVFVRGSDEAQCAELNELLWTFKAERFVPHDLHQDAPLSPVVLGIDEAPSADQGVLINLGSSLSPHVERFSRIIEIVNQQPELLSACRENFRTYRQRGYDPQRVEL from the coding sequence ATGCCCAGAATCGAGTTCTACGTTCTCTCCTCCAGCGACGCCATTGGTCGGCTGCGTGCCGCCTGCCAATTGGCGCTCAAGGCCTGGAGCGCCGGCCTGCCGGTATTCGTCCGGGGTAGCGATGAGGCGCAATGTGCTGAGCTCAACGAGCTGCTATGGACCTTCAAGGCCGAACGCTTCGTGCCCCACGACCTGCATCAGGACGCCCCGCTATCACCCGTGGTGCTGGGCATCGACGAGGCCCCGAGTGCCGATCAGGGCGTATTGATCAACCTCGGCAGCAGCCTGTCGCCGCACGTCGAGCGCTTCTCCCGCATCATCGAGATTGTCAACCAGCAACCCGAGTTGCTGAGCGCCTGTCGCGAGAATTTCCGCACCTACCGCCAGCGCGGGTATGATCCGCAGCGCGTCGAACTTTAG
- the nhaD gene encoding sodium:proton antiporter NhaD — translation MYALMALVFVLGYLCIALEHPLKIDKAASALLTAVIAWTLLVLGADSILPLLGTGTAGSSTNTHHVVEELRHHLGEISEILFFLMGAMTIVELIDAHEGFKVITDRIRTHKRVHLLWLVGLITFFLSSALDNLATTIVMISLLRKLIADRHERWFYAGIVVIAANAGGAWSPIGDVTTTMLWIGNQVTATGIISKLFLPSLVCLLVPLLIMSFRLKGEVAEPRIKESVESRRDPTTPFERNLVFSLGLGALIFVPVFKTITHLPPYMGILFGLSLLWITTEIIHRSKNSEEKDPLSVVGVLRRIDITSVLFFLGILLAVSALSSAGHLLQVATLLKDSLGNIYSIAISIGMLSAVVDNVPMVAGAMKMYPLISPEALATAATEELPWLRNFVVDGNFWEMLAYCAGTGGSCLIIGSAAGVAAMGMEKINFIWYLKKITGLAFIGYLAGAGTYMLLFAA, via the coding sequence ATGTATGCGTTGATGGCCCTCGTATTCGTTCTCGGTTACCTCTGCATCGCCCTCGAACACCCGTTAAAGATCGACAAGGCGGCCTCCGCCCTGCTCACCGCCGTGATTGCCTGGACCCTGCTGGTGCTCGGCGCCGACAGCATCCTGCCGCTGCTCGGTACCGGCACCGCCGGCTCCAGCACCAACACCCATCATGTGGTCGAGGAACTGCGCCATCATCTCGGCGAGATTTCCGAGATCCTGTTCTTCCTCATGGGCGCCATGACCATCGTCGAGCTGATCGACGCCCATGAAGGCTTCAAGGTCATCACCGACCGCATCCGCACCCACAAGCGTGTGCACCTGCTGTGGCTGGTAGGGTTGATCACCTTCTTCCTGTCCTCTGCGCTGGACAACCTGGCCACCACCATCGTGATGATCTCGCTGCTGCGCAAGCTGATCGCCGACCGCCACGAGCGCTGGTTCTATGCCGGCATCGTGGTCATCGCGGCCAACGCTGGCGGTGCCTGGTCGCCGATTGGCGACGTCACCACCACCATGCTGTGGATCGGTAACCAGGTCACGGCCACCGGCATCATCTCCAAGCTGTTCCTGCCCAGCCTGGTCTGCCTGCTGGTACCGCTGCTGATCATGAGCTTCCGCCTCAAGGGTGAGGTGGCCGAACCGCGCATCAAGGAAAGCGTCGAAAGCCGCCGTGACCCGACGACTCCCTTCGAACGCAACCTGGTGTTCAGCCTCGGCCTGGGTGCGCTGATCTTCGTGCCGGTGTTCAAGACCATCACCCATCTACCACCATACATGGGCATCCTCTTCGGTCTCAGCCTGCTGTGGATCACCACTGAGATCATCCACCGCAGCAAGAACAGCGAAGAGAAGGACCCGCTGTCGGTAGTCGGCGTACTGCGCCGCATCGACATCACCAGCGTGCTGTTCTTCCTCGGCATTCTGCTCGCAGTCTCTGCACTGTCCAGCGCCGGCCACCTGCTCCAGGTGGCAACGCTGCTCAAGGACAGCCTGGGCAACATCTACAGCATCGCCATTTCCATCGGCATGCTCTCGGCCGTGGTGGACAACGTGCCGATGGTCGCCGGCGCCATGAAAATGTACCCACTGATCAGCCCCGAAGCCCTGGCCACGGCGGCAACGGAGGAGCTGCCCTGGCTGCGCAACTTCGTGGTCGACGGCAATTTCTGGGAGATGCTCGCCTACTGCGCCGGCACCGGCGGCAGCTGCCTGATCATCGGCTCGGCCGCCGGCGTGGCGGCCATGGGCATGGAGAAGATCAACTTCATCTGGTATCTGAAGAAGATCACCGGCCTGGCCTTTATCGGCTACCTGGCCGGTGCCGGCACCTATATGCTGCTGTTCGCCGCCTGA